From a single Anaerolineaceae bacterium oral taxon 439 genomic region:
- a CDS encoding nucleotide exchange factor GrpE, with protein MKKKHEEKIEKEPEELPEAPGLEEESSGESDVELVDLVAELAKAREEAETLRNALTRERADFTNYRRLVENEKNSAGNEYRISMLQKILPILDDLELAIRNRVQDGAEPDTWAEGIEMIARKYRALVEAEGVKPSAAVGEPFDPRFHQAISQEENPDVESGTILEVLSSGYILGDRALKTALVRVAA; from the coding sequence ATGAAAAAAAAGCATGAAGAAAAAATAGAGAAGGAACCGGAAGAGCTCCCGGAAGCGCCGGGTTTGGAGGAAGAAAGCTCGGGGGAATCCGACGTCGAATTGGTCGATCTCGTCGCGGAGTTAGCGAAAGCGCGCGAGGAAGCGGAAACGCTCAGGAACGCGCTGACGCGCGAGCGGGCGGATTTCACGAACTACCGGCGTCTCGTCGAGAATGAAAAGAACTCCGCGGGGAATGAATACCGGATCAGTATGCTCCAGAAAATTCTTCCGATCCTGGACGATCTCGAATTGGCGATCCGGAATCGCGTTCAGGACGGCGCTGAGCCGGATACCTGGGCCGAGGGGATCGAGATGATCGCGCGAAAGTATCGTGCGCTCGTCGAAGCGGAAGGGGTTAAACCCTCCGCGGCGGTCGGGGAACCGTTCGATCCCAGATTTCATCAGGCGATTTCGCAGGAAGAAAACCCTGACGTTGAGTCGGGAACGATTTTAGAAGTGTTAAGCAGCGGTTATATTTTAGGCGACCGGGCGCTGAAAACGGCGTTAGTCCGGGTCGCAGCATAG
- a CDS encoding molecular chaperone DnaK, protein MSKIIGIDLGTTNSVMAVIVGGESTVIPTSEGERTCPSVVAVNKNGERLVGRVARNQAITNPENTIFSIKRFMGRKFDDPEVQRDLSRIPYKVTKAPNGDVRVILGGKEYSAPEISAMILAKMKTDAEAYLGEKITQAVITVPAYFNDSQRNATKDAGKIAGMEVSRIINEPTASSLAYGLNKKTNESIAVYDLGGGTFDVSILDVGDGVFQVRSTSGDTHLGGDDFDQRVMDYLIDEFRKSNGIDLRNDRQALQRLKEAAEKAKIELSSTMQTEVNLPYITADASGPKHLLLTLTRSKLEQLTADLIDRSLGPVRKALSDADLKPADINEVVLVGGMTRMPAVQEAVRKEFGKDPNKGVNPDEVVAIGAAIQAGVLDNVVNDILLLDVTPLTLSVETMGGVATPMIERNTTIPAKKTQVYSTAADSQTSVDIHIVQGERPMAADNKSLGQFRLDGIPAAPRGVPQIEVTFDIDANGILKVSAIDKASGNSQNITITASSGLSESEVERMRKEAEAHAEEDKKRKEGIEIHNQADNMVYTAEKLLNENGDKIPDAMKDELKTKIEAVKSTLNGTDYDAMKARSEELNQAVQKIGASMYQQQPGPDAAGGAGSNPESGPSASGGDDVVDGEFHSM, encoded by the coding sequence ATGTCAAAGATTATCGGTATTGATTTAGGGACTACAAACTCTGTTATGGCGGTTATCGTCGGCGGCGAATCGACCGTTATTCCGACTTCGGAAGGGGAGCGGACCTGCCCGTCCGTCGTCGCGGTCAACAAGAATGGTGAGCGGCTCGTCGGGCGTGTCGCCCGGAACCAGGCGATTACCAATCCGGAAAACACGATCTTCTCGATCAAGCGTTTCATGGGGCGGAAATTCGACGATCCGGAAGTCCAGCGCGACCTGAGCCGGATTCCGTATAAAGTTACGAAAGCGCCGAACGGCGACGTCCGCGTTATCCTTGGCGGGAAAGAATATTCAGCTCCGGAAATTTCCGCGATGATTCTGGCGAAGATGAAGACGGACGCGGAAGCGTATCTTGGCGAAAAGATCACGCAGGCGGTTATTACCGTCCCCGCGTATTTCAACGACAGCCAGCGAAACGCGACCAAAGACGCCGGAAAGATCGCCGGAATGGAAGTTTCGCGGATTATTAACGAACCGACCGCCTCGTCGTTAGCTTACGGACTGAATAAGAAAACCAATGAATCGATCGCCGTGTACGACCTGGGCGGCGGCACGTTCGACGTTTCGATCCTTGACGTCGGCGACGGCGTCTTCCAGGTCCGTTCAACCTCCGGCGATACCCATCTGGGTGGCGACGATTTTGACCAGCGCGTTATGGATTACCTGATCGACGAGTTCAGGAAGAGCAACGGAATCGACCTGCGAAACGATCGTCAGGCGCTTCAGCGGCTTAAGGAAGCGGCTGAAAAAGCGAAAATCGAGCTGTCCTCGACGATGCAGACGGAAGTGAACCTGCCGTATATTACCGCGGACGCGTCCGGCCCGAAGCACCTGCTCCTGACGCTGACCCGCTCCAAGCTGGAACAGCTGACCGCTGACCTGATCGATCGGTCGTTAGGCCCGGTCCGCAAAGCGTTGAGCGACGCCGACTTGAAGCCCGCGGATATTAACGAGGTCGTTCTCGTCGGCGGAATGACGCGGATGCCGGCCGTTCAGGAAGCGGTCCGCAAAGAATTCGGGAAAGATCCGAATAAGGGCGTCAATCCGGACGAGGTCGTCGCGATCGGCGCCGCGATTCAGGCCGGCGTTCTCGATAACGTGGTGAACGATATCCTGCTTCTCGACGTGACGCCGCTGACGCTCTCGGTCGAAACGATGGGCGGCGTCGCGACGCCGATGATCGAGCGGAATACGACGATCCCGGCGAAGAAGACGCAGGTGTACTCGACGGCGGCGGACAGCCAGACGTCGGTCGATATCCATATCGTTCAGGGCGAACGGCCGATGGCCGCGGACAACAAGAGCCTGGGGCAGTTCCGTCTCGACGGGATCCCGGCGGCTCCCCGCGGCGTTCCGCAGATCGAAGTCACGTTCGATATCGACGCGAACGGCATCCTGAAAGTCTCGGCGATCGATAAGGCCAGCGGCAACAGCCAGAATATTACGATTACCGCCTCGTCCGGCCTGTCGGAATCGGAGGTCGAGCGCATGCGCAAGGAGGCGGAAGCGCACGCCGAGGAAGATAAGAAGCGCAAGGAAGGGATCGAGATTCATAATCAGGCCGACAACATGGTTTACACGGCTGAGAAACTGCTGAACGAGAACGGCGATAAGATTCCGGACGCGATGAAGGACGAGCTGAAGACGAAGATCGAGGCGGTCAAATCGACGCTGAACGGGACTGATTATGACGCGATGAAAGCCAGGTCGGAAGAACTGAACCAGGCGGTTCAGAAAATCGGCGCGAGCATGTACCAGCAGCAGCCAGGCCCGGACGCTGCCGGCGGCGCTGGCTCGAATCCGGAAAGCGGACCGTCTGCGTCGGGTGGCGACGACGTTGTCGACGGTGAGTTTCATAGCATGTAA
- a CDS encoding molecular chaperone DnaJ has translation MAEERDYYEILGVGRSASADEIRNAFRVNARKYHPDINKDPDAEDKFKEINEAYQVLSDPDKRAAYDRFGKAGVGGASGPFDYQAVDFSDIFGDLFGFGGASSRQRNSPRRGADIGHRVTIEFLEACFGVSKEISFTRDESCDHCHGNGAEPGTKVVRCASCGGTGEVKTMRNTMFGQMVQVQTCPSCGGRGETIQTPCAVCGGRKTVRKTVRRMLTIPAGVDNGTRIRLSGEGQPGLNGGPKGDLYVEISVRAHEIFRRDDDDIVMGLNLNVAQATLGDEIEIPTIHGMEKIVIPAGTQPGKVITLKRKGVPKLQRKDEFGDQRITVTVVIPRELTEDQRELMEAFGKTLGSEIQPQDRGFWDKIKDKFNG, from the coding sequence ATGGCGGAGGAACGCGATTATTACGAAATTTTAGGAGTTGGGCGGAGCGCGTCGGCGGACGAAATCAGGAACGCATTCCGCGTCAACGCACGGAAGTATCATCCGGATATCAACAAGGATCCGGACGCGGAAGATAAGTTCAAGGAAATTAACGAAGCGTATCAGGTTCTCTCCGATCCGGATAAACGCGCTGCGTACGATCGTTTCGGAAAAGCGGGTGTCGGCGGGGCGTCCGGCCCGTTCGATTATCAGGCGGTTGATTTCTCCGATATTTTCGGCGATCTCTTCGGCTTCGGCGGGGCTTCCTCTCGGCAGCGGAACAGCCCGCGGCGCGGCGCGGATATTGGGCACCGCGTTACAATCGAATTTCTGGAAGCCTGCTTTGGGGTCAGCAAGGAAATCTCCTTTACCCGCGACGAATCCTGCGATCATTGTCATGGGAACGGGGCGGAACCGGGAACGAAAGTCGTCCGCTGTGCGAGCTGCGGAGGGACGGGCGAGGTTAAAACGATGCGCAATACCATGTTCGGCCAGATGGTCCAGGTTCAGACCTGTCCGAGCTGCGGCGGGCGCGGCGAAACGATTCAAACGCCTTGCGCGGTTTGCGGCGGTCGGAAAACCGTCCGGAAGACGGTCCGGCGCATGCTGACGATACCGGCGGGCGTCGATAACGGAACGCGGATCCGCCTTTCCGGCGAGGGCCAGCCGGGGCTGAACGGAGGGCCGAAGGGCGACCTCTACGTCGAAATCTCCGTCCGGGCGCATGAAATTTTTCGCCGGGACGACGACGATATCGTAATGGGGCTGAACCTCAACGTCGCGCAGGCGACGTTAGGCGACGAAATCGAAATTCCAACGATTCATGGCATGGAGAAAATCGTCATCCCCGCCGGAACGCAGCCGGGAAAGGTCATCACGCTCAAGCGGAAGGGCGTCCCGAAGCTTCAGCGGAAGGACGAATTTGGCGACCAGCGGATCACGGTTACCGTCGTGATTCCACGCGAGCTGACCGAGGATCAGCGCGAGCTGATGGAAGCGTTCGGAAAGACGCTCGGGAGCGAAATTCAGCCGCAGGACCGCGGTTTCTGGGATAAGATTAAGGATAAATTCAATGGATAA
- a CDS encoding purine-nucleoside phosphorylase, with product MAKKAALLVSACLLGERCRYDGRASESPAVQALGKRFELVPVCPEVLGGLTTPRLPAERRGLRVVRSDGTDVSAAFRLGAERTLAVARERNVAAAILKSRSPSCGVGRIYDGTFSGRLRDGDGITAEWLRCAGIPLFDENDDFAALN from the coding sequence ATGGCGAAAAAAGCGGCGCTGCTTGTCAGCGCCTGCCTCCTGGGAGAACGCTGCCGCTACGACGGGCGGGCGAGCGAATCGCCCGCCGTACAGGCGCTCGGAAAGCGGTTCGAGCTGGTCCCTGTCTGTCCGGAAGTCCTCGGCGGGTTGACGACCCCGCGGCTTCCGGCGGAACGGCGCGGGCTTCGCGTCGTTCGCTCGGACGGAACCGACGTCAGCGCCGCTTTCCGTCTCGGCGCGGAACGAACGCTGGCGGTCGCGCGCGAACGGAACGTCGCCGCGGCGATCCTGAAAAGCAGGAGCCCTTCCTGCGGCGTTGGACGAATCTACGACGGAACGTTCAGCGGCAGGCTACGCGACGGCGACGGAATCACCGCGGAATGGCTCCGCTGCGCCGGGATCCCTCTTTTTGACGAGAACGACGATTTCGCGGCGCTGAATTGA
- a CDS encoding orotate phosphoribosyltransferase: MTIQPYKIEFIEFMVRSGALAFGDFVTKSGRKTPYFINTGKYHTGAQAAALGGYYAGALRARQASGELSDKINCLFGPAYKGIPLAVGTAIALQNRYQTSLHYCFDRKEEKDHGEGGSLVGYKPGPDDEVVIIEDVITAGTAIRQVMPIFKTLNAPVKGVFVSVDRMERGQGELTAIEEIRRDFHLPVFPIVTIREILDVLYNRELDGKVYIDDGIRARMEAYWAQYCVMP, encoded by the coding sequence ATGACGATTCAGCCATATAAAATAGAATTCATTGAATTCATGGTCCGATCGGGCGCGCTGGCCTTCGGCGACTTCGTGACCAAAAGCGGCAGGAAAACGCCCTACTTTATCAACACCGGGAAATATCATACCGGCGCGCAGGCCGCCGCGCTCGGCGGCTACTACGCCGGGGCGCTCAGGGCCCGGCAGGCAAGCGGGGAACTCAGCGATAAAATCAACTGCTTATTCGGTCCGGCGTATAAGGGAATCCCGCTGGCGGTCGGAACCGCGATCGCGCTCCAGAACCGCTACCAGACCTCGCTGCACTACTGCTTCGATCGGAAGGAAGAAAAGGATCATGGCGAGGGCGGCTCGCTCGTCGGCTATAAACCCGGACCGGACGACGAAGTCGTGATTATCGAAGACGTAATTACGGCCGGGACGGCGATCCGCCAGGTCATGCCCATTTTCAAGACGCTGAACGCGCCGGTTAAAGGCGTTTTCGTCAGCGTCGACCGCATGGAACGCGGGCAGGGAGAGCTGACGGCGATCGAAGAAATTCGCAGAGACTTTCATCTTCCGGTCTTTCCGATCGTAACGATCCGCGAGATTCTCGACGTTCTATATAACCGCGAGCTGGACGGGAAGGTTTATATCGACGACGGGATCCGGGCGCGGATGGAAGCCTACTGGGCGCAGTACTGCGTCATGCCGTGA